In Arachis hypogaea cultivar Tifrunner chromosome 2, arahy.Tifrunner.gnm2.J5K5, whole genome shotgun sequence, a genomic segment contains:
- the LOC112745300 gene encoding geranylgeranyl pyrophosphate synthase, chloroplastic: MSSVNLNTSFLFHQGSRSRSPTFHLFHTLTKLPISSITTKKPQKGNRLFPFPSFSVSAVLTKEDVLKGKDENKESEKPAFNFKSYMVNRATTVNQALNDAVSLREPQKIHEAMRYSLLAGGKRVRPVLCLAACELVGGTEAMAMPAACAIEMIHTMSLIHDDLPCMDNDDLRRGMPTNHKVFGEDVAVLAGDALLAFAFEHMAVDTAKAGVPPARIVRALGELSKAIGAEGLVAGQVVDIASEGIADVGLEKLEFIHVHKTAALLEGAVVLGAILGGGSDDEVERLRKFARCIGLLFQVVDDILDVTKSSEELGKTAGKDLVADKVTYPKLLGLEKSREFADELNKDAQAQLAAFDPDKAAPLVSLANYIAYRQN; this comes from the coding sequence ATGAGTTCCGTGAACCTCAACACAAGTTTCCTGTTCCACCAAGGCAGCAGATCCAGATCCCCAACTTTTCATCTGTTCCACACACTCACAAAACTCCCCATTTCTTCAATTACCACAAAGAAGCCACAAAAAGGGAATCGACTTTTTCCTTTTCCTTCGTTCTCGGTCTCCGCGGTGCTTACCAAAGAAGATGTCCTCAAGggcaaagatgaaaataaagAGAGCGAGAAACCCGCTTTCAATTTCAAGTCCTATATGGTCAATAGAGCCACCACTGTGAACCAGGCGTTAAACGACGCCGTTTCACTCCGCGAGCCACAGAAGATTCACGAGGCCATGCGTTACTCTCTCCTCGCCGGCGGTAAGCGCGTCCGTCCGGTTCTCTGCCTCGCCGCTTGCGAGCTCGTCGGCGGCACCGAGGCGATGGCGATGCCGGCGGCGTGCGCCATCGAGATGATCCACACCATGTCCCTCATCCACGACGACCTCCCCTGCATGGACAACGACGACCTCCGCCGTGGAATGCCGACGAACCACAAGGTATTCGGCGAGGACGTTGCGGTCCTCGCCGGCGATGCGCTCCTCGCCTTTGCCTTCGAGCATATGGCTGTGGATACGGCAAAGGCAGGCGTGCCGCCGGCGAGAATCGTCAGGGCCCTCGGGGAGCTCTCGAAGGCGATCGGAGCCGAGGGCCTCGTGGCCGGTCAGGTGGTGGACATCGCCTCGGAAGGCATCGCCGATGTCGGTTTAGAGAAGCTGGAATTCATTCACGTCCACAAGACGGCGGCCTTGCTTGAAGGCGCGGTTGTTCTTGGAGCAATTCTTGGCGGCGGTTCTGATGATGAGGTAGAGAGGCTGAGAAAGTTCGCCAGGTGTATAGGGCTTTTGTTTCAGGTCGTGGATGACATTCTTGATGTCACAAAGTCCTCAGAGGAGCTTGGAAAGACTGCAGGGAAGGATTTGGTCGCTGATAAGGTCACATACCCTAAATTATTGGGCCTGGAAAAATCTAGAGAGTTCGCCGACGAGTTGAATAAGGATGCTCAGGCTCAACTTGCTGCCTTTGATCCTGATAAGGCTGCTCCTTTGGTTTCTTTGGCTAATTACATTGCTTACAGGCAAAACTAG